From a single Aquincola tertiaricarbonis genomic region:
- a CDS encoding ABC transporter permease subunit, translated as MKNKIVLFLIAAAFLIALPIFAGQFGAGWVRIMASALLYVLLALGLNIVVGYAGLLDLGFVAFYAVGAYMFALLASPHLSETFEGFKAMFPDGLHTPIWLVVPLAALLAAIAGVMLGTPVLKLRGDYLAIVTLGFGEIIRVFMNNMEHPVNITNGPRGLDRIDSMRIFGFDFGKSLQIGDFTIPSVTLYYYLFLLLVVVSVVICHRLETSRIGRAWMAIREDEIAAKAMGINTRNMKLLAFAMGASFGGVSGSMFAAFQGFVSPESFSLMESVMIVAMIVLGGLGHLPGVILGAVMLAALPEVLRYVAGPLQQITGGRLDAAILRQLLIASAMIIIMLVRPRGLWPSPEHGKAAPNPIKA; from the coding sequence ATGAAGAACAAGATCGTCCTCTTCCTGATCGCGGCCGCGTTCCTGATCGCGCTGCCGATCTTCGCCGGCCAGTTCGGCGCCGGCTGGGTGCGCATCATGGCCTCGGCCCTGTTGTACGTGCTGCTGGCCCTGGGCCTGAACATCGTGGTGGGCTATGCCGGCCTGCTCGACCTGGGCTTCGTCGCCTTTTATGCAGTGGGCGCGTACATGTTCGCGCTGCTGGCTTCGCCGCACCTGTCCGAAACCTTCGAGGGTTTCAAGGCGATGTTCCCCGACGGCCTGCACACGCCGATCTGGCTGGTGGTGCCCCTGGCGGCGCTGTTGGCTGCCATCGCGGGCGTGATGCTGGGCACCCCGGTGCTCAAGCTGCGCGGCGACTACCTGGCCATCGTCACGCTGGGCTTCGGTGAAATCATCCGCGTCTTCATGAACAACATGGAGCACCCGGTCAACATCACCAACGGCCCGCGCGGCCTGGACCGCATCGACTCGATGCGCATCTTCGGCTTCGACTTCGGCAAGTCGCTGCAGATCGGCGACTTCACCATCCCGTCGGTCACGCTGTACTACTACCTGTTCCTGCTGCTGGTGGTGGTCAGCGTCGTCATCTGCCACCGGCTAGAAACCTCGCGCATCGGCCGCGCCTGGATGGCCATCCGGGAGGACGAGATCGCCGCCAAGGCCATGGGCATCAACACCCGCAACATGAAGCTGCTGGCCTTTGCCATGGGCGCCAGCTTCGGCGGCGTGTCGGGCTCCATGTTCGCGGCCTTCCAGGGCTTCGTCTCGCCCGAGTCGTTCAGCCTGATGGAAAGCGTGATGATCGTGGCCATGATCGTGCTGGGTGGCCTGGGCCACCTGCCGGGCGTGATCCTGGGTGCGGTGATGCTGGCCGCGCTGCCCGAAGTGCTGCGCTACGTGGCCGGGCCGCTGCAGCAGATCACCGGTGGCCGGCTCGACGCCGCCATCCTGCGCCAGCTGCTGATCGCCTCCGCCATGATCATCATCATGCTGGTTCGTCCCCGCGGCCTGTGGCCCTCGCCGGAACACGGCAAGGCAGCCCCGAACCCGATCAAGGCCTGA
- a CDS encoding CDP-6-deoxy-delta-3,4-glucoseen reductase: MTFSITVQPAGVSFDVPRDDTILAAAISAGIGLPYGCKDGACGSCKSRLVEGRVIHGAHQSKALSPAEEEDGLILPCCATPQTDCVIEARTVPGAGEYPVLKMPARVSSLQKVAPDVMLMRLQLPANVAFQYHAGQYVEFILRDGSRRSYSMANAPLTPPPTTGDAPPPAGSIELHLRHLPGGKFTDHVFGAMKEREILRVEGPFGSFFLREDSEKPMVLLASGTGFAPIKAIIELMRAKGIQRQVKLYWGCRSRADLYLHEWAEEAAATLPQLQYIPVLSDAKPEDGWTGRTGFVHQAVMADLPDLSGWQVYACGAPVMVESAQRDLVAQCRLPEDEFYADAFTSEADKHGG, from the coding sequence ATGACTTTTTCCATCACCGTGCAGCCGGCCGGCGTGTCCTTCGACGTGCCGCGTGACGACACCATCCTGGCCGCTGCCATCAGCGCCGGCATCGGCCTGCCCTATGGCTGCAAGGACGGCGCCTGCGGCTCCTGCAAGAGCCGGCTGGTGGAAGGCCGGGTGATCCACGGCGCCCACCAGAGCAAGGCCTTGTCGCCCGCCGAGGAAGAGGACGGCCTGATCCTGCCCTGCTGCGCCACGCCGCAAACCGACTGCGTGATCGAGGCGCGCACCGTGCCCGGCGCCGGCGAATACCCGGTGCTGAAGATGCCCGCCCGCGTGAGCAGCCTGCAGAAGGTGGCGCCCGACGTGATGCTGATGCGGCTGCAGCTGCCGGCCAACGTGGCCTTCCAGTACCACGCCGGCCAGTACGTGGAGTTCATCCTGCGTGACGGCTCGCGCCGCAGCTACAGCATGGCCAATGCACCGCTGACGCCGCCGCCCACCACCGGCGATGCACCGCCGCCGGCCGGCAGCATCGAGCTGCACCTGCGCCACCTGCCGGGCGGCAAGTTCACCGACCATGTGTTCGGGGCGATGAAGGAACGCGAGATCCTGCGCGTCGAAGGGCCGTTCGGCAGCTTCTTCCTGCGCGAAGACAGCGAGAAGCCGATGGTGCTGCTGGCCTCGGGCACCGGCTTTGCGCCCATCAAGGCCATCATCGAGCTGATGCGGGCCAAGGGCATCCAGCGCCAGGTCAAGCTGTACTGGGGCTGCCGCAGCCGCGCCGACCTGTACCTGCACGAATGGGCCGAAGAGGCCGCCGCCACGCTGCCCCAGCTGCAGTACATCCCGGTGCTCAGCGATGCCAAGCCGGAAGACGGCTGGACCGGCCGCACCGGCTTCGTGCACCAGGCGGTGATGGCCGACCTGCCCGACCTCTCAGGCTGGCAGGTGTATGCCTGCGGCGCGCCGGTGATGGTGGAGTCGGCGCAGCGCGACCTGGTGGCCCAGTGCCGGCTGCCCGAAGACGAGTTCTACGCCGACGCCTTCACCAGCGAGGCCGACAAGCACGGCGGCTGA
- a CDS encoding CsgG/HfaB family protein, producing MKTTPPASRPFAQLGRMLLLSGSATLLLAGCVSTQPEVGGGSKSAVTGAAGGATTANANSSLEKCDQSLGTLAVVEDQNATWYQYLRNYKLGSTVPVIRMMIQQSNCFVVVERGAAMNNMNTERALRDSGEMRNNSNFGKGQMVAADYTMSPSIQFSQNTGGMGGALGGFSGGLGILGAVAGGLKTNEAATTLIMIDNRSGVQLAAAEGTAKNTDFNLMGGLFGGAIGGGASGYANSPEGKIIIAAFADSYNQLVKAVRNYQAQTVKGGLGTGGTLGVQGGSTAASQEVDAAAKPAPASTRKPAPVKKATTPASK from the coding sequence ATGAAGACCACCCCCCCGGCCTCCCGGCCCTTCGCCCAGCTGGGCCGCATGCTGCTGCTGTCGGGCAGCGCCACGCTGCTGCTGGCGGGCTGCGTGTCCACCCAGCCGGAAGTGGGCGGTGGCTCCAAATCCGCCGTCACCGGTGCCGCCGGCGGCGCCACCACCGCCAACGCCAACAGCAGCCTCGAGAAGTGCGACCAGTCGCTGGGCACGCTGGCGGTGGTGGAAGACCAGAACGCCACCTGGTACCAGTACCTGCGCAACTACAAGCTGGGCTCCACCGTGCCGGTCATCCGCATGATGATCCAGCAGAGCAACTGCTTCGTGGTGGTGGAGCGTGGCGCCGCGATGAACAACATGAACACCGAACGCGCGCTGCGCGATTCGGGCGAGATGCGCAACAACAGCAATTTCGGCAAGGGCCAGATGGTGGCGGCCGACTACACGATGAGCCCCAGCATCCAGTTCAGCCAGAACACCGGCGGCATGGGCGGCGCGCTGGGCGGCTTCAGCGGCGGGCTGGGCATCCTGGGGGCGGTGGCCGGCGGGCTCAAGACCAACGAGGCGGCCACCACGCTGATCATGATCGACAACCGCTCGGGCGTGCAGCTGGCCGCGGCCGAGGGCACAGCCAAGAACACCGACTTCAACCTGATGGGCGGCCTGTTCGGCGGCGCCATCGGTGGCGGTGCCAGCGGCTACGCCAATTCGCCCGAGGGCAAGATCATCATCGCGGCCTTCGCCGACTCGTACAACCAGCTGGTGAAGGCGGTGCGCAACTACCAGGCACAAACCGTCAAGGGCGGCCTGGGCACCGGCGGCACGCTGGGCGTGCAGGGCGGCAGCACGGCGGCCTCGCAGGAGGTGGACGCCGCGGCCAAGCCGGCGCCGGCCAGCACCCGCAAGCCGGCCCCGGTGAAAAAGGCCACCACGCCGGCCAGCAAGTGA
- a CDS encoding ABC transporter ATP-binding protein: protein MSNPVLEVSGVSKRFGGLQALSDVGITIQPGQVYGLIGPNGAGKTTFFNVLTGLYTPDSGTFKLGGATYQPTAVHEVAKAGIARTFQNIRLFAEMTALENVMVGRHVRTKSGLGGAVFRTGSFKREEREITDRARELLDYVGVGRYADYKARTLSYGDQRRLEIARALATDPKLIALDEPAAGMNATEKVTLRELINQIREDGRTILLIEHDVKLVMGLCDRLTVLDYGKQIAEGTPAEVQKNEKVIEAYLGAGHAAH, encoded by the coding sequence ATGAGCAACCCCGTACTCGAAGTCAGCGGTGTGTCCAAGCGCTTCGGCGGCCTGCAGGCGCTGTCGGACGTGGGCATCACCATCCAGCCGGGCCAGGTGTATGGGCTGATTGGCCCCAACGGCGCCGGCAAGACCACCTTCTTCAACGTGCTCACCGGGCTGTACACGCCCGATTCCGGCACCTTCAAATTGGGCGGCGCCACCTACCAGCCCACTGCGGTGCATGAAGTGGCCAAGGCCGGCATCGCGCGCACGTTCCAGAACATCCGCCTCTTCGCCGAGATGACGGCGCTGGAAAACGTGATGGTGGGCCGCCATGTGCGTACCAAGTCCGGCCTGGGCGGCGCGGTGTTCCGCACTGGCAGCTTCAAGCGTGAAGAGCGAGAGATCACCGACCGCGCGCGCGAACTGCTGGACTACGTGGGCGTGGGCCGCTACGCCGACTACAAGGCACGCACGCTGAGCTACGGCGACCAGCGCCGCCTGGAGATCGCCCGCGCCCTGGCCACCGACCCCAAGCTCATCGCGCTGGACGAGCCGGCCGCCGGCATGAACGCGACCGAGAAGGTCACGCTGCGCGAGCTGATCAACCAGATCCGTGAAGACGGCCGCACCATCCTGCTGATCGAGCACGACGTGAAGCTGGTGATGGGCCTGTGCGACCGGCTGACCGTGCTCGACTACGGCAAGCAGATCGCCGAAGGCACGCCGGCCGAGGTGCAGAAGAACGAGAAGGTGATCGAGGCTTACCTCGGCGCCGGCCACGCCGCCCACTGA
- a CDS encoding replication-associated recombination protein A yields the protein MTESLFDDLPAPPPAGAPAKTPKTQAAPAGPVPLAERLRPRTLDEVIGQRHLLGPGKPLRIAFETGRLHSMILWGPPGVGKTTLARLMAGAFDAQFIVLSAVLGGVKDIREAVNRAQVARGQGRASVVFVDEVHRFNKGQQDAFLPHVEAGLFTFIGATTENPSFEVNSALLSRATVHVLKALDAEDMAALIERARQELQAPPMSDAARDRLVGYADGDARRLLNAYDNLVSLAGPVAELDEAALEKSLGEQLRRYDKGGEQFYDTISALHKSVRGSDPDAALYWLARMLDGGVDPRYVIRRVVRMASEDIGLADPRALRLALDAADTYERLGSPEGELTIAQCVVYLAMAPKSNAVYSAWNTARAFVKRDGTRPVPLHLRNAPTKLMKELDYGRDYRYAHNEAGGFAAGESYLPEGMAPPGFYQPVPRGLELRIGERLAELRRLNDEARAAPPEE from the coding sequence ATGACCGAGTCGCTGTTCGACGACCTGCCCGCGCCGCCGCCCGCCGGCGCGCCGGCCAAGACCCCCAAGACCCAGGCGGCGCCCGCCGGCCCCGTGCCGCTGGCCGAGCGCCTGCGACCGCGGACGCTGGACGAGGTGATCGGCCAGCGCCACCTGCTGGGCCCCGGCAAGCCGCTGCGCATCGCCTTCGAGACCGGGCGCCTGCATTCGATGATCCTGTGGGGCCCGCCAGGGGTGGGCAAGACCACGCTGGCGCGGCTGATGGCCGGCGCCTTCGATGCGCAGTTCATCGTGCTGTCGGCGGTGCTGGGCGGCGTCAAGGACATCCGCGAGGCGGTGAACCGCGCCCAGGTGGCCCGCGGCCAGGGCCGCGCCAGCGTGGTGTTCGTGGACGAGGTGCACCGCTTCAACAAGGGTCAGCAGGACGCCTTCCTGCCGCATGTGGAAGCGGGGCTCTTCACCTTCATCGGCGCCACCACCGAGAACCCCAGCTTCGAGGTCAACTCGGCGCTGCTGTCGCGCGCCACGGTGCATGTGCTCAAGGCGCTGGACGCCGAGGACATGGCCGCGCTGATCGAGCGCGCGCGGCAGGAGCTGCAGGCGCCGCCGATGAGCGACGCCGCGCGCGACCGCCTGGTGGGCTATGCCGACGGCGATGCCCGCCGGTTGCTCAACGCCTATGACAACCTGGTGAGCCTGGCCGGCCCGGTGGCGGAGCTGGACGAGGCCGCGCTGGAAAAGTCGCTGGGTGAGCAACTGCGCCGCTACGACAAGGGCGGCGAGCAGTTCTACGACACGATCTCGGCGCTGCACAAGTCGGTGCGTGGCTCCGACCCCGACGCTGCGCTGTACTGGCTGGCCCGCATGCTCGACGGCGGCGTGGATCCGCGTTACGTGATCCGGCGGGTGGTGCGCATGGCCAGCGAGGACATCGGCCTGGCCGATCCACGTGCGCTGCGGCTGGCGCTGGACGCCGCCGACACCTACGAGCGGCTGGGCTCGCCGGAAGGCGAGCTGACCATCGCGCAGTGCGTCGTCTACCTCGCGATGGCGCCCAAATCCAACGCGGTGTACAGCGCCTGGAACACCGCCCGCGCCTTCGTCAAGCGCGACGGCACGCGGCCCGTGCCGCTGCACCTGCGCAACGCGCCCACCAAGCTGATGAAGGAACTGGATTACGGCCGCGACTATCGCTATGCCCACAACGAGGCCGGCGGCTTCGCGGCCGGCGAGAGCTACCTGCCCGAGGGCATGGCGCCGCCCGGCTTCTACCAGCCGGTGCCGCGCGGTCTGGAGCTGCGCATCGGCGAACGCCTGGCCGAGCTGCGGCGGCTGAACGACGAAGCCCGCGCCGCACCGCCCGAGGAATGA
- a CDS encoding ABC transporter ATP-binding protein: MTKKTLLQVKGLKVAYGGIQAVKGVNFEVAEGELVSLIGANGAGKTTTLKAVTGIQPVGAGDILYLGKSIQGQGPWDLVKQGLVMVPEGRGTFTRMTITENLQMGAFIRNDREIEADIDKVFTTFPRLKERRNQLAGTMSGGEQQMLAMGRALMARPKVLLLDEPSMGLSPIMVDKIFEVVETIHKQGVTILLVEQNASRALSLADRGYVMDSGEVTMSGEAKALLNDPKVRAAYLGE, translated from the coding sequence ATGACGAAGAAAACGCTGCTCCAGGTCAAGGGGCTGAAGGTGGCCTATGGCGGCATCCAGGCCGTCAAGGGTGTGAACTTTGAGGTCGCCGAAGGCGAACTGGTGAGCCTGATCGGCGCCAACGGCGCGGGCAAGACCACCACGCTGAAGGCGGTCACCGGCATCCAGCCGGTGGGTGCGGGCGACATCCTGTACCTGGGCAAGTCGATCCAGGGCCAGGGCCCGTGGGACCTGGTCAAGCAGGGGCTGGTGATGGTGCCGGAAGGCCGGGGCACCTTCACCCGCATGACGATCACCGAAAACCTGCAGATGGGCGCCTTCATCCGCAACGACCGCGAGATCGAGGCCGACATCGACAAGGTGTTCACCACCTTCCCGCGCCTGAAGGAGCGCCGCAACCAGCTGGCCGGCACCATGTCGGGCGGTGAGCAGCAGATGCTGGCCATGGGCCGTGCGCTGATGGCCCGCCCCAAGGTGTTGCTGCTGGACGAGCCTTCGATGGGTCTGTCGCCCATCATGGTCGACAAGATCTTCGAGGTGGTGGAAACCATCCACAAGCAGGGCGTCACCATCCTGCTGGTCGAGCAGAACGCCAGCCGCGCGCTGTCGCTGGCCGACCGCGGCTACGTGATGGACTCGGGCGAAGTGACGATGAGCGGCGAAGCCAAGGCGCTGCTGAACGACCCGAAGGTGCGGGCGGCTTATCTGGGCGAATGA
- a CDS encoding Bug family tripartite tricarboxylate transporter substrate binding protein yields the protein MKRRTSLKLLSALAGTAGLAGAPAVLAQSNQVIRLVVPYPPGGPLDVIARALAQAVHGSLGQVIVDNRPGAGGNLGADQVAKAAPDGRTIGIGAVATHAINPWLYRKMPYDPIRDFTPVTLVAQVPNVLVMNAETAAKLKIQNLRDLIGYAKRNPGKLNYGSGGNGSAGHLAGEMFKSQAGLFMVHIPYAGGNPAQLALLSGEVDLNFDNLATASTNIRAGKLKALAVTTAKRASAMPEVPTVAEEGRELGLGRFDINTWFGLFGPAGLPADVLQRMNRAFIDAMGQPEVKARLAALMAEASPTTPPQFAAFVKAELAKYEKVVKASGATVD from the coding sequence ATGAAACGCCGTACTTCCCTCAAGCTCCTGAGCGCCCTTGCGGGCACCGCCGGCCTGGCCGGCGCACCGGCCGTGCTGGCCCAGTCCAACCAGGTCATCCGCCTGGTGGTGCCTTATCCGCCGGGCGGCCCGCTGGACGTGATCGCCCGCGCGCTGGCGCAGGCGGTGCACGGCTCGCTGGGCCAGGTCATCGTCGACAACCGTCCCGGCGCTGGCGGCAACCTCGGCGCCGACCAGGTGGCCAAAGCGGCGCCCGATGGCCGCACCATCGGCATCGGTGCGGTGGCCACGCACGCCATCAACCCGTGGCTGTACCGCAAGATGCCGTACGACCCGATCCGCGACTTCACGCCGGTCACGCTGGTGGCCCAGGTGCCCAACGTGCTGGTGATGAATGCCGAGACGGCGGCCAAGCTGAAGATCCAGAACCTGCGCGACCTGATCGGCTATGCCAAGCGCAACCCGGGCAAGCTGAACTACGGCTCGGGCGGCAATGGCAGCGCCGGCCATCTGGCGGGCGAGATGTTCAAGTCGCAGGCGGGCCTGTTCATGGTCCACATCCCCTACGCGGGCGGCAACCCAGCGCAGCTGGCGCTGCTGTCGGGCGAGGTGGACCTGAACTTCGACAACCTGGCCACGGCATCCACCAACATCCGCGCGGGCAAGCTCAAGGCGCTGGCGGTGACCACCGCCAAGCGCGCCAGCGCGATGCCCGAGGTGCCGACCGTGGCCGAAGAGGGCCGCGAGCTGGGCCTGGGCCGCTTCGACATCAACACCTGGTTCGGCCTCTTCGGCCCTGCCGGCCTGCCGGCGGACGTGCTGCAGCGGATGAACCGCGCCTTCATCGACGCGATGGGTCAGCCCGAGGTCAAGGCCCGGCTGGCAGCCCTGATGGCGGAGGCCTCGCCGACCACGCCGCCGCAGTTCGCGGCGTTCGTGAAGGCGGAGCTGGCGAAGTACGAGAAGGTGGTGAAGGCTTCTGGGGCGACGGTGGATTGA
- a CDS encoding branched-chain amino acid ABC transporter permease — protein sequence MDIFFQQIINGLVLGSMYALVALGYTMVYGIINLINFAHGEVLMVGALTSWTVVTALADSGLPGWALLLIALPCAIVVCAALNFTIEKLAYRPLRNAPRLAPLITAMGMSLLLQTLAMIIWKPNPKPFPLLLPTDPIDLGGAVISVTQILILVTTGIILLALLWLVNKTKLGRAMRATAENPRVASLMGVRPDMVISATFIIGAALAAIAGLMWALNYGTVQHSMGFLPGLKAFTAAVMGGIGNLTGAMVGGVLLGLIEAIGAGYLGELTGGVLGSHYADIFAFIALILVLTLRPSGLLGERVADRA from the coding sequence ATGGATATCTTCTTTCAACAGATCATCAATGGTCTGGTGCTCGGCAGCATGTACGCGCTGGTGGCACTGGGCTACACGATGGTCTACGGCATCATCAACCTGATAAATTTCGCGCACGGGGAAGTGTTGATGGTGGGCGCGCTCACCAGCTGGACCGTCGTCACCGCCCTGGCCGACAGCGGCCTGCCGGGCTGGGCCCTGCTGCTGATCGCGCTGCCCTGTGCCATCGTCGTCTGCGCGGCGCTCAACTTCACGATCGAAAAACTCGCCTACCGGCCGCTGCGCAATGCGCCGCGCCTGGCCCCGCTGATCACCGCCATGGGCATGAGCCTGCTGCTGCAGACCCTGGCCATGATCATCTGGAAGCCCAATCCCAAGCCCTTCCCGCTGCTGCTGCCCACCGACCCGATCGACCTCGGCGGCGCCGTCATCAGCGTCACCCAGATCCTGATCCTGGTCACCACCGGCATCATCCTGCTGGCCCTGCTGTGGCTGGTGAACAAGACCAAGCTCGGCCGCGCGATGCGCGCCACCGCCGAGAACCCGCGCGTCGCCTCGCTGATGGGCGTGCGGCCCGACATGGTCATTTCGGCCACCTTCATCATCGGCGCAGCGCTGGCCGCCATCGCCGGCCTGATGTGGGCGCTCAACTACGGCACGGTGCAGCACTCGATGGGTTTCCTGCCCGGCCTCAAGGCCTTCACCGCCGCGGTGATGGGCGGCATCGGCAACCTGACCGGTGCCATGGTGGGTGGCGTGCTGCTGGGCCTGATCGAGGCCATCGGCGCCGGCTACCTGGGTGAGCTGACCGGCGGCGTGCTGGGCAGCCATTACGCCGACATCTTTGCGTTCATCGCCCTGATCCTCGTGCTGACGCTGCGCCCCTCGGGCCTGCTGGGCGAGCGCGTGGCCGACCGTGCCTGA